One window of Alkaliphilus metalliredigens QYMF genomic DNA carries:
- a CDS encoding NRAMP family divalent metal transporter codes for MTVEKVKEKNWGVLLGAAFIMATSAIGPGFLTQSATFTQDYMASFGFVVLVSILLNLVVQINVWRIICVSGMRGQDIANKILPGMGYFLAALVALGGLAFNIGNIGGAALGLNVLTGLDIKYGALIAGTFGVLIFVSRNAGPVIDRVTKVLGGIMIAMVAYVAMTTNPPVAEAMVKSVAPDNIKVLIFPIITLLGGTVGGYITFAGAHRLVDAGVTGEENLGQITKSSMMGIGIASIMRILFFLAILGVVAKGVELDPSNPAASAFLHGAGQVGYKFFGFVLLAAGLTSVIGAAYTSVSFLKTLNTTIVKHEKYFIIGFITVSTIIMSFIGRPARLLVLAGSLNGLILPITLGIVLLASRRKDIIGDYKHPTWLIVAGIITVILSSYAGLTSLQNIKNLF; via the coding sequence ATGACCGTTGAGAAAGTGAAAGAAAAAAACTGGGGTGTATTACTAGGTGCTGCCTTTATTATGGCTACATCAGCTATTGGACCTGGTTTCTTAACACAAAGCGCAACATTTACTCAGGATTATATGGCAAGCTTTGGATTTGTTGTTCTTGTATCTATCCTATTAAATCTTGTTGTGCAGATAAATGTATGGCGTATTATATGTGTATCTGGTATGCGTGGTCAAGATATCGCAAACAAAATCTTGCCTGGAATGGGATATTTTTTAGCGGCATTGGTTGCTCTAGGTGGTTTGGCATTTAATATTGGTAATATTGGCGGTGCTGCATTGGGATTAAATGTTCTCACGGGATTAGACATTAAGTATGGTGCGCTTATTGCAGGTACTTTTGGAGTTCTTATATTTGTTTCTAGGAATGCAGGTCCAGTGATTGATAGAGTTACCAAGGTATTGGGTGGTATTATGATTGCTATGGTTGCTTATGTTGCAATGACAACAAATCCACCTGTAGCAGAGGCGATGGTTAAAAGTGTTGCACCAGATAACATTAAAGTTCTTATATTTCCTATTATAACCCTTTTAGGTGGTACAGTTGGTGGATACATTACCTTTGCAGGAGCCCATCGTTTAGTTGATGCAGGTGTTACGGGAGAAGAAAATTTAGGTCAGATTACGAAAAGTTCTATGATGGGCATTGGGATTGCTTCAATTATGCGTATTTTATTTTTCTTAGCTATTTTAGGTGTTGTTGCTAAAGGTGTGGAGCTTGATCCATCTAACCCAGCAGCTTCAGCATTTCTTCATGGGGCAGGACAAGTAGGTTATAAATTCTTTGGATTTGTATTGCTTGCGGCAGGACTTACTTCTGTTATTGGTGCAGCGTACACCTCTGTATCCTTTTTAAAAACATTAAACACCACCATTGTTAAGCATGAAAAATACTTTATTATTGGGTTTATTACTGTATCTACGATCATCATGAGTTTTATAGGAAGACCAGCTCGACTATTAGTTCTAGCAGGGTCACTCAATGGTTTGATTTTACCTATTACTTTAGGAATTGTTCTTTTAGCTTCGAGACGAAAAGACATTATTGGGGATTACAAGCATCCTACATGGTTGATTGTGGCTGGTATCATTACGGTTATTTTATCCTCCTATGCAGGCTTGACTTCCTTACAGAATATTAAAAACCTATTTTAA
- a CDS encoding putative hydro-lyase — MNTKSVKDIWKAIEFGEWRKPTSGLAPGYTQANVVILPKKDAFDFLLFCYRNEKPCPIVDICEPGQVAPPVAGPDADIRVHVPKYRIYRHGELDKEVDDIKSYFTEDMVTFLIGCSFTFEKELLEKGVPVRHMEEGKNVPMYVTNRQCQSAGIFSGPLVVSMRPIPAHLVDKAVEITAPFRKAHGAPVHIGDPAELGIKDINKVDFGEPPNIKEGEIPVFWACGVTPQMALKNARPELVITHSPGYMFITSITDEEIARL; from the coding sequence ATGAATACTAAATCTGTGAAGGATATTTGGAAGGCCATTGAATTTGGAGAATGGAGAAAACCCACATCTGGTCTAGCACCTGGGTATACTCAAGCCAATGTGGTGATTTTACCTAAGAAAGATGCTTTTGATTTTTTATTGTTTTGTTATCGAAATGAAAAACCCTGTCCAATTGTGGATATTTGCGAACCGGGACAAGTCGCACCACCTGTGGCAGGTCCTGATGCAGATATTCGAGTTCATGTACCTAAATATCGAATTTATCGTCACGGAGAATTAGACAAGGAAGTCGATGATATAAAATCTTATTTTACAGAGGATATGGTAACATTTTTGATTGGATGTAGCTTTACCTTTGAAAAAGAGCTATTGGAAAAGGGCGTCCCAGTAAGACATATGGAAGAGGGAAAGAATGTACCGATGTATGTAACCAATAGACAATGTCAATCGGCAGGTATATTCTCTGGTCCTTTGGTGGTAAGTATGCGACCAATACCAGCCCATTTAGTAGACAAGGCAGTAGAAATTACAGCGCCTTTTAGAAAAGCCCATGGTGCACCTGTCCATATTGGAGATCCAGCTGAATTAGGGATTAAAGATATCAATAAGGTAGACTTTGGGGAGCCACCAAATATTAAAGAAGGAGAAATACCAGTATTTTGGGCTTGTGGTGTGACGCCTCAAATGGCATTAAAAAATGCTCGACCTGAGCTGGTCATCACTCATTCACCAGGCTATATGTTTATAACTAGTATAACAGATGAAGAAATAGCTAGACTTTAG
- a CDS encoding LamB/YcsF family protein, protein MYQVDLNSDIGESFGAYELGMDGEVVKYITSANIACGWHAGDPMVMEKTVQAAIRNKVAIGAHPGFPDLMGFGRRNMVVTQEEAKAYVKYQIGALWAFTKAAGVAIQHVKPHGALYNMAAKDEGLAKAIAEAVYEIDPNIILVGLANSKMTEVGEKLGLKVAHEVFADRAYNSDGTLVSRNTKGAVIHDSDLAVARVVRMIKKGKVEAINGEDVSIKAHSICVHGDNEHALEFVNKIRETLGKEEIQVISMDALLK, encoded by the coding sequence ATGTATCAAGTGGATTTAAACAGTGATATTGGTGAGAGCTTTGGAGCCTACGAACTTGGAATGGATGGTGAAGTGGTAAAGTATATTACTTCGGCAAATATTGCTTGTGGTTGGCATGCAGGCGACCCAATGGTCATGGAAAAAACAGTTCAGGCGGCAATCAGAAATAAGGTAGCTATTGGTGCACATCCAGGGTTTCCAGATTTAATGGGTTTTGGTAGGCGAAATATGGTAGTGACTCAGGAAGAAGCCAAGGCCTATGTAAAGTACCAAATAGGCGCATTGTGGGCATTTACTAAAGCTGCAGGCGTTGCAATACAGCATGTGAAGCCTCATGGCGCTTTATACAATATGGCAGCGAAGGATGAGGGATTAGCCAAGGCCATTGCTGAAGCTGTCTATGAAATTGATCCGAATATTATTCTTGTAGGCCTTGCAAATAGCAAAATGACAGAGGTAGGAGAAAAATTAGGTCTTAAGGTTGCCCATGAAGTTTTTGCAGATCGGGCATACAATTCGGACGGAACCTTAGTTTCCAGAAATACAAAGGGTGCAGTCATTCATGATTCTGATTTAGCTGTTGCAAGGGTTGTACGAATGATTAAGAAAGGCAAGGTAGAGGCCATTAATGGAGAGGATGTAAGCATTAAGGCACATTCTATCTGCGTTCATGGAGATAATGAGCATGCACTGGAGTTCGTAAATAAAATTAGGGAGACCTTAGGGAAAGAAGAGATTCAAGTGATTTCTATGGATGCCTTATTAAAGTAG
- the pxpB gene encoding 5-oxoprolinase subunit PxpB, whose amino-acid sequence MYDKTKYLIAGDRAIVMEFGNSISEEINSKIRAMTIAIETKKVEGISEVVPTYRSLMIHYNPVQVDYNTLMKGLQTLEGELESIQLPAPIVMEIPTIYGGDYGPDIETVAEHNGLTVEEVIKIHTSGEYLIYMLGFTPGFPYLGGMDTKIATPRLATPRTKIKGGSVGIAGSQTGIYSIDSPGGWQLIGWTPVKLYDAEAEKPILFKAGNYIKFKQIDEAAYKAIEGKIQSGTYECPSYPKGEGGQSRG is encoded by the coding sequence ATGTATGATAAAACAAAGTATTTAATTGCAGGGGATCGGGCCATTGTTATGGAATTTGGCAACAGTATCTCGGAAGAAATTAATAGCAAGATTAGAGCCATGACCATAGCCATTGAAACGAAAAAGGTAGAGGGTATTTCTGAAGTTGTCCCTACTTATCGTTCTCTGATGATTCATTATAATCCCGTACAGGTTGATTACAATACACTAATGAAGGGGCTTCAAACTTTAGAGGGAGAGCTTGAAAGCATCCAATTGCCAGCACCGATAGTTATGGAAATACCTACTATTTATGGTGGTGATTATGGTCCTGATATTGAAACAGTGGCTGAACACAATGGCTTGACAGTTGAGGAAGTGATTAAAATTCATACCTCAGGAGAATATTTAATTTATATGCTGGGTTTTACCCCAGGGTTCCCTTATCTAGGGGGAATGGATACAAAAATTGCAACACCAAGGCTTGCCACGCCTAGAACTAAAATAAAGGGCGGCTCTGTGGGCATTGCAGGCAGTCAAACAGGGATTTATTCTATTGATAGTCCCGGTGGATGGCAGTTGATTGGTTGGACACCTGTTAAGCTCTATGATGCAGAGGCAGAAAAACCGATTTTGTTTAAGGCAGGAAATTACATTAAATTCAAGCAAATAGATGAAGCAGCGTATAAAGCCATTGAAGGAAAAATCCAAAGTGGAACCTATGAATGTCCATCCTATCCTAAAGGAGAAGGGGGGCAAAGTCGTGGGTAA